TGATTTTATCAAATCAATTATTCACGTCTACCAAACACATTTTTACTTTTTTAGGAGACCTAAAATCtacatcattttttttttcaattttttatgtGCATATCATAGATAGTTTATTTGAATAAAACTTAGCACACATGACCACTGCATGAGGTACAAGTATGAAGTACCCAATGCATTCAAAGGACTAGTGAAAGTTCATTTTTGTGTGTTGTCAATGTGACACTACccataaaaaagaaaaaaagagagTAAGAAAAGCTAGCTTTTGTGAGTATATATCAAAACTTTAGTGCCACAATGCCCTATTGCTCTGTGCCAGCCTTAAATCTTTCCTCCTTTTTTTAATCTCACTTTTAAACTGTTATCATACTGTCTTCCCTATTCTTATATGCTATGAATCATAATTAGTTGTCCAAGAAACACTCATAGAATACAATATAAGTACTATCCTATCTACTAAATACTCCACTTGCACTTCAACTAAATAAGTATCAACTTTCTGACCTTTTCAACTTGTAATATATTCTTGTAGACTATAATAAAGTGTTCCTTTAATTATGTCATTAAAGATCATCAATTTCAATAAGGTAACTAACATTCGTATAATTTGAGTTAAAGGTATTGACCCAATTATAGATGACATGTCTGTCTTAGTCATTTTCATCGGACCTTCTTGACTTGATAACATTGACTTCTTGACTACGTACATGATACGCCATTTTGATGAATCGCCGAATCGGACAACTTGCAATTTTGATGGATTGTACTTGTGATTGTTTATAAATTactggcattttggtcatttcatgtGCAAAATGACTTAATCGATCAAAATTGCTTGCCAGCGAAGCGTCCATTTAAGTGATTTAGTAGCATGGAGAAAATATGTAACAACTCGTCCCATATCAGTTTAATAATTGTAATTGACTAATATCTTTCACCATGACCTTAATTGAAACCTAAAAATATATGGTTAGTCGATGATCATGTACAGTAGTTTACTAAGTAAATAATTTAGCTTACGAAGTATAAATCTGAACGATGTTGAATATCTTTCTGTGCAATTTGCTCTCTCACCTTTTTTTTTTCAATTATGTGATTCATATTAAGGCAAAATTGCGAGTCATATAACATTTGTAATATCGTAATGCTATGAATCTGCAGCCAGGTTTATGGGATTGAAGTCTCCATTGCCGCATCAAATGATGAAATATGGGAAGGATAAGTTGAAGTACGGAATGAACTTTGCTTATGGTGGGACAGGGGTGTTTGACACCGGCAATTTACAGCCAAACATGACCTCTCAGATTGGATTTCTTCAGAATTTATTGCACGAAAACGTTTACACAAAGCGTGATTTAGAGTCATCTTTGGCTCTTGTTACCGTATCCGGCAATGATTATGGCGCTTACACTTCTTCAGGTGGCTCCGAACTGGTAAAACCTACTTTCTCTGTTGCAGATAGTACAatgacttcatgacatatatgccCAATACATAAGTAGACAATTTTTGGTAATTGGCATATATGTAATTAACAATGATACATAAATTGACAATCGTTGTTGTTGTGATTAACCCTTTCTTCCAAAGATAGTCTAGTGGTTGGGGTCCTAATATCTTCGTAGGAGGTGTTAGCTTCAAACTTCACTAGCACCATATCGTAAGGTGGTTAGAAAAATGGGTCGAAATATTCACGGGATAACACGGTTAAGCCGCAACATATCTTAGGGTGGTTAGAGAAATAGTTCGGAAATGGTCAACACGGTTAAGCCGCATACATCCGAGTAATAATACTCCCTCGAATAGCTTGAATAGAGAAAACTTTATCTGTGATAACACGGTTAAACCGCAACATATTTTAGGGTGGTTAGAGAAATGTGTCGGAGTCTCAGAGATGTTCATTGATAACATGGTTAAGCCGCATACATCTAATACTCCCTTGAATAACCTGAAGAGAGAAACCTTTATTTGTTTATCTGTTTATAAAGTTGTTTAAAAGATTATAGACTATTGACTTTAACAAATCTTCGCATTTGATTTTTTGGAAACTAAACAAAAAAATCATAGTAAAGTAgtataatattattgttaagttGCAAATATTTTATTTTGGAAACTGTTGTTTATGTAGGGTCTGCCTGTATTCATAGCAAGTGTTGTAAAACAAATGGCAATAAACTTGAAGGCGATTCATGATTTAGGAGTAAGACGAGTGTTAGTGAATATGTTACAGCCTTTAGGGTGCCTACCTCAAAGCACGATCTTAAATTCATACCAAGAATGCAATGATTCCCAGAATACGGCAGTCGGTATCCACAACCAATTGTTACAGCAGGCCGTTTCGAAACTAAACAATGACACCAAAAATTCTAGTTTTCTCATGCTTGATCTTTATAGCGCCTTTGATACAGTGCTAAAAAACAAAGGTAATTTTACTGGTATTGGCTTTGTACATCCTTAATTTACCAAAGATAGAACCAACTGCCATTAGCCCGGGTAAAACAAAAGGGTTTTTTTAGGCCCGGTTGAGCCCAAGAGTTATATATGAGTCATAATATATGATCAAAAGCCCAGTTAGTCTTGGGCTAATAGTTAGTCCCGGGCAAAGCCCGACTACAAGACCCGGTAGCCTCTATAGCATTTTTCTTCTTCGATAGACTATGGTTTAGTCTTCTTGATAAAATGATAAGTCAAATGGTTGATATTAACATAGATTTTTAGTAAttaaatatgaatttttttaaTGACAACTAAGGGTGAAGGTGCATAAAATTCTCGTAAAATTTTATAATTACcatttataattaattattttaaaaatccCTAAATATTTTAGTTTTAACAAAAATCcctaaatattttaattttaatataaaaaaaatgtaaGAGAAGGGGATTGCGAGTTTGCGACCAATTGAGACTTCCAAGCCCAAATTAGTCCTTTTTCAGTTATGGTCAGCCTTCAGTTATATTAAAAAAAATGGGCTTAAGAAACTTTGTTTCTATAACTACTATCCATTGTTTATGCAGCAGTTTATGAAATTACTTAAAAGGTTTGTTATTTCTGTTATGTGATGGGCATTTTTTGTACGTATCAGGTAACTCGAAGTTTGATACTCCGTTGAAATCATGTTGTGTTGCTACAAAAAGCGGTGCGAATTGTGGAAGTGTAGACGATAATGGAAATCCGTTGTATACTGTTTGTAATGACACCGAATCCATGTTCTTTTGGGACACGGTGCACCCAACACAAGCTGGATGGCGAGCCGTGTTTTTAACTCTGCGGTCTTCATTGAATCAAATATATATCTAGCTTACGGTTCTTTCTGTGTTTTACGTTTACTTGTTTCGTTTTTTATTTGTTGCTTAATTAACGTCGCTGTATCACGCGTCCCAATCTCGTGGGACCTAATGTCAGTTGTTTCAGTTTTGGTCGTTGTAAAAAATTGAAATTTAATTAAATGCTACGTTAGGACATGGAACAATAAAGGAGTTCCCATTGTTGGGTGTAATATATGGGGGTTGGGCGTTTTGTAGTTTTCGTATTTATGTTGTAGCTCGTTTAGGTGTAACTAGTCCGGActggcccgcgcgttgcggcggggggctttcggcctgcgtattcatatttaacgtagttttgtgtatttacagaggggaacacggctCGTGTTAagtgccgttttagatgtcgtgttaagcgttttttaaaaagtatccgtttcgaacatagttagttttgttttgttcaataaattttttcgagtgcaatggtgctgtcggaaaaatttaactcccgGCGAACAGAaatatacgggttgtcgttgtgtttagcgtttttttaaaaagtgtccgttttggacgtgattagtttcgttttgttcataaaattatttcgagtctgacgatgccgtcgaaaaaatttaactcgtggcaagcgggaagatacgggttgtcgttgtgtttagcgtttttttttagaagtgtccgtttcgcgtatagttagtcccgttgggttcgtaagattttttcgagttgaacggtggtctctgaaaaatttaactcgcaccgagcgagaagataaggCCCGTTATATATTCGGGtggaattattttcttttattttaataaaattatttagttacactttttacccctgaaaaaatctaaacttgaggggtcgttgtgtaaatatgGTCGAAGTTGAGGGactgtttgtaatgtgaacgcaaactcaaaacgacaatccgatataactgaaaTGACGACGTTTACCACAACTTTTAGTATGTAAGGGATCCGATATAACTGAAATGACGACGTTTACCACAACTTTTAGTATGTAAGGgttaataatatttgattctttGTTGTAATTTTCGTATTTATATTGCTTGTGGTGATGTTGCGCGTTTTGTGTAGTTGGTTGTAGTTTCTTTGGCTAGCGTTTGTGAGTTAGATGGTGTTGAATCGTTATCGAAAGGCTTTGATTTCTCGCCATCTAGTTCATGTTAGAGTTTTAGTTTGTTTTTTGTGGTTCGATACTCGTTTTAGTTGTGTGGTTTGCTTTGTGATTTTTAGTATTCTTAATAAAGTTTTCGTTATTTgccaaaataataatgataataataatgataatgataatgataatgatgataataataataatagtaataataataataataataataataataataataataataataataatagtgttatatttcagtaggcttataactacctttagtggcctggttcaatatattcaaattgaaagaaccaataaaagagagatgtgttgtagaagatataggagagaaagaggttgaagagaggtgtgatgtatttaatgtatatgtgtgtttttgtaacttacattatgcacatatatatagtacaaattttactatccatatttgactaattaccatccatatttaactactaaatttacaacactcccccttggatggtaatttttttaaagagcaattaatactgcctcgttaaaaaccttgctaaagaaaatccagtgggataaaactttagctaagggaaaaagagtgcagcatagagttgactccccctcaagtagacaacgctgagtcgtcacatcttttgaacttgcctcatgccaatattgtgaacgtatgttttgaaaacagcgattgacagtgctttggtataaagatcagcagagttgttgattgaacgtatctcattttaatctggttgtcttttacgagatcttgagtatatgagaagaatctgaggttttcatctgaaactgtatcatctaaatcttttatgtacaagtttgacccatgtgatttgtctacagtctccttcatggtttgctcaaactgttgtttcaattcctattccctttcagtctttttctgagccttaccaatataccattcttttccatcaaacttatgaccgttaagaccgtttatagctttagcgcctcgtcagcatttatgttttgttctgtcatttttgatactcttctttcatttgtactatgtaagctgtattatcttcatagatagttgttgggcttttatagcgttctagtccacaagaatcaataatgatttgtatcatttatcttaactaaaatcattcccgagtagcttcatgtaatgcaatcacttcggcatgatttgatgatgttgcaacaagtgtttgttttgagaacgtcatgatattgcggtacctccatttaagaatacatatccagtttgagatttagctttatgtagatcagataaataatctgcatctgcataaccaaacaaatcttgtttcgagttgttagaataaaataattataaatcagtagttccccgaaggtatcaaactatttgtttgtttcgattccaatgtcttttggtaggggctgagctgaaccttgtcaacaaattaactgcaaaagaaatgtcagatcttgtataatttgtaagatacataagagccccaattgcactaaaatatgaaacttctgaaccaagaagatcttcatgatcttctagaggatgaaatggattagtatcaatattaagatctaacaaccatatgagtacttaatggtttttgtcttgtccatattaaaatattttaaaatcttttcggtataagttgtttgatgtataagtaagtcattagttatatgctcaatatgtaaatcaacgtaatacttgattttttttattttaaaatctttctttagaagttgaatggcttcatagatttctttatttaagataattgatataaacagctatgatcacatatccgaacattgtttttataaaaacacgttcaaataagtttatatgtatacccttttcttatcaagtagtaatttaatcgattataccacatacgccCCGATTGTATAaatccatttagaaatctttgtgatttaatggaatatattcccttgagttttgcattagattcttatgataccttaacccttcaggtatattcatatatatatcactattaagtgatccatacagataagtagtaacaacatccatgagatgcatttaaataactaccaggttgattaagtatctaataagtaattgtattcattataggaggataagtttttctcctaattcatttctggtctttgtgggaaatcttgagttacaagtctagttttgccttgtaacttcatttgcacatttcttttcggataaaaattcatttgtatcccattgtttcacatctttaaaagtgataacgattgatccaaaaacttttcttttattgagcgattctaattcagctcgtattgctcctttccgttgagttcaatcacgtctattttgatattcaatgacagattttggttctagatcatcatctttattcatgctgtcattgtaacattatatgaaaatatctcatcaagatttttcatttcatttcagtttcataatattgcataatttattgcaatttatgtatttacatttatcaatatcctctgcagaaggagtattgatttgtggttcttcttgaacactttcttttacctcattatcagctgattttctttttcgaggatttttatctttggaaccaattggtctcccacgtttctgctttagcaaagactcatgagtgacattattgccagcttttgtaatttcaattctagctgaagcatttactgctggtatatatgatttagtcacttattttttgtatctttaaatgcataaagtaattaatttgcaagttcttgcatatgcattatatttgaactttcttttcgcattcttttgtgcgatgatcaatattccttaattgatgttcacaccatgaaacatcattttatttatatttcatttctccccctaatatagggaacaatgtttcattaaagtgacaatcgacaaaacttgctgtaaaaacatcacccgtcatgggttcaatatatcttatgattgaagatgtttcatatctaacatatatttcaatccttctttgaggaaccatttgttgtggttgttcaattaaaaatacactgcacaaccaaatgttctaagatggaaaatatttggtctccaccaaaattaagttggtaatggagaatatttataacttgcacttgatttaatgcgaattaatgtcacatcatgtaaatttacatgtccccatataaatattgagagttttgtactcatttctaattgtctagttattagctgtaagcgtttatctattgattcagctaaaccaattttgtgtatgcacatgagcaactggatgttcaacaacaatccttgtagacatataataatcattaaaagcttgagatgttaactcaccagcattatcaagtctcatccttttaatggtgtaatcagaataatgtgttcttaatttaataatttgtgcaagaaactttgcaaatgccatattacggcttgataacacacaaacatgagaccatgcgttagatgcgtctattagaaaaatggtccacatgatggatgaattggtccatatatatacccttgaattctttcaagaaacattggtgattatttctcaatgtgcttttcattaatcgccatatgtgcttttcattaatcaccatatgtgtttttcgttaatcactatatgtgcttttcattaatcactatatgtgcttttcattaatcaccatatgtgcttttcattaatcaccatatgtgcttttcatcatatatcattttcaccatatgcgcttttaatcatatgtgctgcgcttttcgtcatatgcacttttcattatatgcgcttttaattatatgcgctgcgcttttcatcatatgcgctttgtatcatatgcgcttttaatcatatgcgctgcgcttttcatcatatgcgcttttaatcctatgcgctgcgcttttcatcatatgcgctttttatcatatgcgctttttatcatatgcgctttttatcatatgcgcttttcggtgctacatagatatttctcatttttgattatcattgactgataatcatatccattatgatatatatcagagaaacttaacaaatttctctttgatttgggagaaaacaagacattgtttaccaaaaaattcgtaccatttggtaatatgaaattttgcctttttcgttccttatatcaagtttgcaagagctgatatagtatttataattccttcatttgatttaaatcaatgaaatatttcttagatttgatcatagtgtgtatgttactactatctgcaatacataggtctttaccatttaattgatgttgtatttcagcaggattcatactaaaacttcaaataagataagcaaataatgagttatatttcagcaagataatcaaattatattaccagcaaacaagttataatctgaagtacataaaagataacacttaataaaacatatgtgttatggtctaaaatcatttatttatgagtgatacataaaaaaaactaggcatcttagaaaattcaaaccattcaagtctcaaggtagctcagggttaatttaatcaagatttgtcaacagattcactctcgttgtcttttcttttgggacttatgtaacgacccgaccaaaaccgttattgacggcgccgttaacttaggtcccgttgcgtggtcgtagtccctatatgagactcgtttgaccaaaattatgtcgcattcatttgaaaggtacaagacttgcaagtttagtttacaaaaccattcgacaacaagtctaagtttacaaaagttgtaaagtataaatgacataacttgcgacataatataagttgaaaatcacagttgctataaatagcgtaagtatgtaaacaatatgtttgaatccaaaggtgctatcactagcgtatgtatgtatgtatgtatgcttgaccccaagcaagaaatcagagtgtatgcatgtatgctcgactccaagcaagtatgagtgtacgcggaagcatgtatcaaatagccaagtatgaacctgagaaacatatagaaaactgtcaacgaaaaacgttggtgaaatcataggtgtttgtaaacgttgtttttgaaccacaagatttagtattcccatagttgattatcaaaatcgtttgcattccaaaagtattgttcgcgagcacccaattatcaagacttaacgtttccttccatagaaccccatcacaatagtgttagaacatacactgtttctcgaaaatatatttcatccgtagacggtagcgaaccgtccgtaatgagggtttgtcaaacccgtatggccacacaatataagttctcgcttacaccctgcaagtgtaactaatgataatcgaattgaggatttttgttctaactcgctgtggaatgtttgtttccttgtacttgtgttcaaagtataaaagtatgtagtataaaactgtatatgtttctcatcccataatttaaaagtataaaagttgttgaaagatgggactatgatctcacctcgagtgtacgagtataaaggtacttcaacaagtaaacgtgtgcatgaaagttgcttagccttgacctaaacaagtaagttgtatcaattaaccggttacgacacaaggtcgggtgaaatgtgttcaattagtcctatggctcgttacgactcgaatagtatagcatgtgaatcacgttgtcaagtttcatgcaagaatcacgtataaaagcatgttagaacgtttgcataaaagtttggttaagtttgactaaaagtcaaacttggtcaaagtcaacgaaaaagtcaacacgttcgggtcgggtcccggactatttttctatgctagttattcatatacaagtatattaaaacaagtttcatgtgaatcgtaggtcgatagctagtcaaacatttcgcgtgaaatgcgccaaacaaagcagaatctggccaggccaatccgcgcgccgcgcggggatggggcgcgccgcgccaccatctgggcagacactttcctgtttttcaaagtatgcacgaaccaaaacattttccaacccaactcttgacccgaaaacacttataatgcctatcatatatcgtcgaaaaggtattttgacaaggaatacaactaaccacttttcatcaagcaaaaacatcatttacaataaccgaaaactcgtcaattgatcaagaaaggtttattttcaaagtttcaagttcgtaaaacgtattttatgattcgggaatccaatttacacatacgatatgccgtttcgaaggtaatgaaacatacattacaactaaacactaacaattaacattccatggcattcgaaacatcaaaagctcgttttaagtctatccaaccctaaccaaaatccgcaaaaatcaatattcatgtttttgaagtttccttaatcaacctacgcatcaaaacgaagctagtgatactagtaacacaattaaaacatgaactttaacaatcaaacaacatttaatcttccaaaatgcaagattaagcaaacccatttccaagttcatactagttactccaaatcaacaaatcgagcaaacaaaacatatattcatgttatacacgagccatagacactaactaacacaatttcaagtatataaaacgaatttagagaaatctagagttttagaaatgttacccaaaatcggtgaatttggtaccaaatcgaagaggatgatgagaggatcacgaatatgtaatttgttttgaagtttgcttcccgatccggatttagatgatgattttatgaagttggggtttgtgtgtgtgttcttgctagagagaaagagagagagagggagatggttgaatggtgaggaaggtggggaggtggtgactagttgccccaatttggccaagtgacgagattggtccctcaagtttcaaagcgggagcggtaattaaccaaacgaatattttaaaacgctcaagtaaacgggtgatgtcaaaattaaatagcgggaatataatgaacgttactcacggaaactattaatttaaatacgaaagattatgttttaaaaaaaaacggtgttaaaattaaatttaacgaaaaaacgcgggatgttacattatccacacctcaaaagaaatttcgtcccgaaatttagttggaagtagtagttgttgaatcttactcgagatcttgcgttgtaaattctacgaataagtgaaggtacgtccttgagcatttcaacgaacttgaaggtcgggatcatatgttgtttacggtttggtttcacgatttatggtttcaaccggtcctcctaggaagtgagggttatcgtcgatagtgagttcatcaaaggagataacaagttcccgtttcgcaaaacacgtctttgagttgatacatcgaatgtaggataaacggagacccaaaatgagtcggaaaagtctaaacggctagcgacgggtccaaaacaccccaagaatttaaaggatcaaaatatcgcggatttagcttcctacgtttcccgaaacggattgcacctttccaaggtgcgactcttaacgtgacgcggtttcccacgttgaATTTGAaacgtttacgtctaacatcggcgtagctcttggtgattacgagtcgcgtagggttttacctgaatatgaataaattttctcggttgctcataaaTAAccgcggccccggtgaattgatcatcgtttacttggttcgacaaaggagaatgacgtttccggtcacatgtggtttcaaaaggagtgacgttaaaactcgaatgaaaatcattgtagtacgaggattcggttaaaggaaaatacttttctcaagtaaatttgaagttagtaatacaaattcgtattacggtttccaaggtttgaatcatatgtttgcttggtccgtcggtttgtggatgatacgcggtacccatgtttaaacgtggtcccgaggctttttgtgaggcactccgaagtctagaagtgaaacgaggatctcgatccgaaacaaagtacattccgtaaggtatatttgaacaagtttgttaggacaagtttctcaagaaaattcgcgtcgcgaaagatttatcagtttccaaaaacgttcgtcggggcaagttctcatcggtttctgaaaaaaaaaacgttcgtcgggactattcaccctcgaggtgaatactagtataacgtggagagtctctccctccattgagagtttagagtaaagatttcctgaaccggaagtacgagtgtgatgagagagaagtttccgcctcggtgcgagcataacgagtaaatcgtaattagtcaataagactgtgcgaggacgagatagtatacacgtgtaacatgcggttgaagtcgagaggaatcggtaattcattcggaagcataagtacagttcgacaaaagtcgaaggggtgtccccggtatggttgttatcaatattctcggagttttcggatgtccaaacatgaaaagatgaagtcatgtacatggcacatggtggtgtttaggttgatcgagtctaaccaccatcacgtgtcactagaactttggtatgtcttaccgtaatataaccacgttgatcgagtgtcgttatattacgctaactcatgcctccattcccacatcactctatagattcaagttcgtgtaatcgtgaagtttaaaatacacaaagtgtaacaacgtctctaacgtgactcgtattgaatcgaaagaattagtgcaactataaagaagcgttccccgagggaagtgtataaatgattgtccacggcaatgtggttcgagtcagacaataaggtattcaggtatgaaaagagtaacgagtcatgataacgagtagcacgcaaccgtagtggtaaatgttgatgacgatactcacctagagtagtgatggtagtaacaccaaaaagtagatagtaagaaacaccagtgggaaaccgatagtaagttgaaatggtggcaaataacaatccgggagacagagttcccgaacaagtgtgactaatgaagtcgtcgtcatccatacgtgtatgaatcatgaatttacgtgtgttaccaaaaagtggcggaatacgagttcgtatgatgaaggttgggtaccattaaaaagtttgcctaagaatgattcaagtataatgcacaagtagtcacgtaagtgctatctatagcaaatgtatgtcagaatgcaaatgctaactatccggttgtagtctagactcactaatgcgtcctaacgactctgttagacacactaatg
The window above is part of the Rutidosis leptorrhynchoides isolate AG116_Rl617_1_P2 chromosome 1, CSIRO_AGI_Rlap_v1, whole genome shotgun sequence genome. Proteins encoded here:
- the LOC139864577 gene encoding GDSL esterase/lipase At5g03610-like — translated: MEIYGLPSYIFCILFTFYFTGVTVWANDPNCNSVGEFKPTKLFVFGDSYSDTGNNPRALASSWKTPYGHTFPGKPAGRYSDGRVLTDYLARFMGLKSPLPHQMMKYGKDKLKYGMNFAYGGTGVFDTGNLQPNMTSQIGFLQNLLHENVYTKRDLESSLALVTVSGNDYGAYTSSGGSELGLPVFIASVVKQMAINLKAIHDLGVRRVLVNMLQPLGCLPQSTILNSYQECNDSQNTAVGIHNQLLQQAVSKLNNDTKNSSFLMLDLYSAFDTVLKNKGNSKFDTPLKSCCVATKSGANCGSVDDNGNPLYTVCNDTESMFFWDTVHPTQAGWRAVFLTLRSSLNQIYI